The nucleotide window TGTGAGGATCCATTGGTGATATATCAAAGGATTTAATGCCTTCAATCAATTTGTGGGTTGTCATATAATGACTTAATGAGATCAAAATAAATTTGTTACTGCATTTTGAAAGAAACTGCGTATAATCTGTTACCTGTCATTATAGAATTAGTTATTGATGATGTAGGAAATAGTTGAAGCAAATGTTAAAATATGGTATACGTAGGCTGTCTTTTTGAAATGATCTGTTTTGCTTTATTATCTTTGAAACAGGTAAGAAGCACAAAGCTGTTGGGGGATATTGGCTTTAAGACTAAAGTTACTCTTGATGATGCCCTGGAAGTTTTAAGAATATGGAGGGAATCAGAGACCCCTTTCAAGGCCAGGTATTATAATACTTTTGTTATAAGAAGATACTTTTGTTATAAAAGGTAATGATGTGTCTTATGAACTTGAGGAAACGATGATATTTAACTTCTTTAATGTGCTTATGATTTCacataatcctttttttttttttttgggtactgGATTATGTTGCCTTAAATTTAACTAAATATGATGCCTACGAAATATGTGAACCACTCAAAAAGATatctttattattatatttttttgatAAGTTCGAAGTATTTGCTATATGTTTGTGTCTGCTTCATCCTGCTATTTGTAGTTTTCTTCCTGTCATTGAAATGACTTTTGAACATGCAGCATAACACAAATGTCTAAATTATACACATTTATCTGGGATGAAATGGCTGCTTCAAAGAAGAAAGTTTTAGAGGCACTGCTTTCCGTTTCATTTATTTTTGTTCCATATGAATCTGGTTCAAGGCACGAGGATCTAGTGTCCGGTGTATTCTTGTCTTCTGAAGAAGTTTATTGGCATGATCCAACTGGTTCTATCAACAACATGAAGGAGGTTCATCCTCAATGTGGTTTGACAGGTGTGCCTCAGCGGCCCTTAAGCAAGACGTTGTGCAATGTTTATTCAGGACTTCATGACTTTTTTGTTAAAGAGTGTGGAGTACACGAGATCCCTTCTTGCCGTAGCTATTTTGATATTTTACGTCAGTTATCAACTGTTGCTTTGCCTTCACAGGCAGCTAGTACAGTAAGTAACAAGTCTGAAGATGTTGAACTCATGAAGTTTTGCTGCAATCTAACCCGTACTGTTTGTCTTAGGTTTTCCAAGTCTTTCTGAAGTGGACTGATGGGCTGAAATCTGATTTACTCAGCTCTGAAGATATCATTTACATGAAAGAATGTCTTCTAAAAGTAGAATATACGATACTTCCCACTATACAAGATAAGTGGGTTTCATTGCACCCTTCATTTGGCCTAGTGTGCTGGTGTGATGATAAGAATTTGAAGAAGATCTTTAAGGATCTGGACAACATTGATTTCCTGTACTTCGGCAATCTTAGTGACTATGAGGAAGAGATGCTTCAAACTAAGGTCTCTGACCTGATGCATAATTTAGGGATTCCTGCTCTGTCAGAGGTAAGCATGAGCCCTTGACAATTGCCTACCTTTCTCTGTTTTTAAAACTGCTTTTTTTTAACTTGTCAATGAGTTATGTTTTATGCCTATTCCTCTTTACATATCGACTCTTACCAAGTAAAGCACAATCATTCTCGACTCATTTGGTCATTCCATTTCCACTTCACATCGATGACGTTAAACCAAAATTTCCTAAAAATGTCTATTGTTCTCATGTCATGTTTAGATTATTCCTAGAATCTTTCACTGGAAATTTTTATTGTCAATTGTCATATGTACTTTAAAAGATAAGTGTTATCTAAAATATTGACATTATTATAAAGGACATGTATTTGTGTGCTTTTAATGCTGTATCTTGATTGCTATGCATTGAACATAATTTGGTGGGATCAAATGGAGACTTTATGCTTACTCATTTTCTTCTGGGTGTGTTGTATGAATGTGTTCCCATAATAGTCAGGCATCTTTATTGTTCAATTAAACTGCATAGACTAATTCTAGTGTCGCAAATTCTAAAGTGTTCTTTATTAGTCCTTGTGTTGCGGTGCTAAAATTACTCACACTGGTATACTTGTATTTAGCTATATAACCATCATGGTATATTGCAtgagactctctctctctctctctctctctctctctctctctcctttttaAAAGGTTGAATCAAGTGAAATTAGTCCTAGTCCTACATTCTGTGGATACGTAAAAAGGGTTGGAATGTCTAGATCGTAAATTTGAGCATGGATTGCTTGCTCAGTAACTAGCATGTGGGCTGCATTCAAGCTGATATATATGCTAAGCTGGACTTGAGCTCGAGCACTTGTATATCACTGCAAGTTTAACTACAAGTACTAATAACCAATACATGCCTACATGCATAAAAAAATATGCAAATTGATGCCACTTTCCAGAATGTGATCTTTTTCCTCCCCCCCTGTGACTGCATgcaatgaaattttcttttcttttgttttacaATTCGAGTgaggagcaggaggaggaggaggaggagtggGGTGGAAGGTAGGATGGAGGATGAATTGTTATTTAAGCTAACTAATGCAATTTTAGACACTTCCATTATCAAAACAAAAAATATGTTGCTATATGGTCAGTTTTAAAACCCTCGTTTAAATTTTCATGTAGGTTtccttttccctttttttttcttctttttctttcaattctttacAATGTTCTCTCTCTTCTTTATATCCTTTATACAGATTATAACTCGAGAAGCAATATACTATGGTCCATCAGACTGTAGCTTCAAAGCTGCATTGGTTGACTGGGCACTTCCTTATGCTCAGCGCTATATCTATAGTGTACACCCTGATAAGTATCTCCAATTTAAGCTGTCTGGATTGGATAATCTTGAGCAGCTAAAGATTACTGTTGTTGAGAAGTTATTCTACAGGAATGTGATAAAAAGCTGTGGCAGTGCATCTAAGAAGCGATATGAATGTAGCTGTCTTCTGCAGGTATGGAATAAATTCTCTCATTTATTCTTCTCGTTTTTCTGACATAGTGATTGTTTGATACCCATTAATTTCTTAAGCCAGCTGTGTTCCTTTATGACAAAGTCTTGAGAATATAGGAGATTTCTGCAGTATAGGAGTTTTATCCTTTTATGATGAAACTCATTCAGTGGGAGGAATCCTATGCATGTATCTGTTTTGAGAATCAGTAAACTGATCTTTGATAAAAATCTACTTTCGATCTACTAATACTGTCTTAACCTGCATAATTAGATTGCTTTTAATTTGATCTTCAGGGTAATACATTGTACACAACTTCGGAATCAGATTCACATGTGCTCTTTTTGGAGCTTTCTCGTTTGTTCTTTGAGGGTACTTCAGATTTACACTTGGCAAATTTCCTTCATATGATCACAACAATGGTAGAATCTGGCTCCACAGAAGACCAAACAGAGTTCTTCATTGTAAACAGCCAAAAGGTGCCAAAGCTTCCTGATGATGAATCTGCTTGGTCACTCTCATCTATTTGTACTTTGACAGAGAATGACGAATCACTTAAGATAGGTACTGCGTCAACAGCAATAAACGATCAGAAGATGTCTAAGTACAAGAGGAAAGTGGGAATCAGCTCAAATTGGCCACCTGTGGATTGGAAAACTGCACCAGGTTTTGGTTATGCTCGTGCAAATGGTTTTAAAACTCAGGCTGTTGTATCGCATCCTAGCAGTTCATGCAAGACTGAGGAGGATGATTCAGAGGACATTATCATTCAAACAGATACCTCGGTGCCAATTGAGATTGATACAGATTGGACTATAGAAGAGAACACGGCAGGATCAATTTTACCAGACTCTGAAAGTGTGGACAAACATTCTGCTCATGCTTGCAATCAGACTGTAAATTTGGATTTTGCATCTGACCCTGTTGGCTTAACTCTCATTGCTGATGTCCCTGAACTCAGGAGAGAGAAGTTGAACACTGGGACTGCTAATGCCGCACAATTACTGCTTACTGGAAGACTGGGGGAGCGTGTAGCTTTCAAATATTTAACTGAAAAATTTGGTGAGAAAGTAGTGAAGTGGGTTAATGAAGACAAAGAAACTGGGTTGCCCTATGATATAGTTATAGAGGAGGAGGAAAATAGGAAAGAGTACTTCGAAGTAAAAGCAACAAAATCTGCAAGGAAGGACTGGTTCATCATATCAATGAGAGAGTGGCAATTTGCAGTTGAAAAAGGTGATTCTTATAGCATTGCTCATGTGGTTCTTCTAAGTAATAATACAGCAAAGGTCACATTATTCCAAAATCCTGCAAAACAATGTCAGGCAGGCAAGTTGCAATTGGTTTTTATGATGCCAAGGCATAAGGAATCCACTGTCGTCTCCTAACTGGAGCTATTTTGCTGTATTTCTAACATGGACGAAGGATGTGCGTGATTGTTTGACctcaccatttttttttctttttggtgCAATTGGCATTAACTATGATTCAAACTCAAATCTCACAGTTTGATGACCACCGACCACTGATCTAAAGCTTGTTGGTTGTCCTTACCTGTTATTGATTGATTTGATTTGATAGGAACGGTTTAAAAAGTTGAGCCCGCCTGTGTAATTTTCGTTAGATGCAGTACACTTTCTGACAGAACGCTTCAATCCGACTCTGCATAAAGTGCTTTGCTGCTGGCTATTGTCAAGGTCTGTTCAGTGATATTATAAGATATTTCCAGAGGAAGTATAGTCCGGACTGCCAGGCCTTTTCCTGTTGTATTCATTGGAAGACAATTTTAACACTTTGTAtatagatagagagagagagatacaTTTCAAAGGTAATTTACTCTCTAGTTCTTGGTTTtatcattattaatatttttcattCTTGTATTTTAAAATGTGGACTTTAATTTGtataatttaattctttaaaCAATTAAGTCATTTCGTTAATTTTAAccgttaattatatataaaaattaagttcAACCTTTTGCCCCTCCTACACTGTTTTTCTCACACCCACCCCTCTGAACTCCTCTATCCTTTTTCTCCCTCAAACTCCTCTGCCCTCCCCGAGCACTTGCCCCCCTTCTCCCGGCATCAGAATCATCCCCCTTTCCCAACTCTACGAGCTTTTGGGGAAGAGGACCATTAGGGTTTATTAGGGGGCATAGGAATCAAAGTTGAAtttcttacaccaattgaagaGCAATTAATTTAGAAGTTGGAGATGGTATTGAATAATTTATTGATAGAGCTAGAAAACAAGTAGCTATGGTTTCTATTTTTGATTACTTGTGTTATGCTTCAGAACTTGAAGGCTTCTGTTTGAATTTCGTAGAATGAAAGTATGCAATTTGATGAGATTGAGAGGGTGAAGTGGTGGGTGTTATTGGAAGGGCCGTTGGACTGGGGTTGTTTTAACGATAATAATCTTATGTGGTTCAAATAGAATTGGAATCGTAGAATTTGGAAACCAGTTCTCGAGTTCAGTTTCAGCGACTACCTGGACAACGTTTGCACCAGAAAAATCTCTACTGGAGATATTGAAAGTTgtgaaatttgaaaataaaatcctaattgctaattaaagtgattattttaattaatatctcAAGGATTGAATCggccaaaaatttaaattaatatcccAATTGATGATCAAAGAAAGAAATGGGCAGAGAAAGATGGATGAGAGAGTCAATAGAAGAGAGAGATTGGGAGGGAGGTATAAGCAGACCTGCCACTAACTAGTTCTAGTTTGAATCGGTCAATTATAGTTGATCTgatttaaattaaactttttttaaCTTCTTAAATAAAAAGGTGATCCGGttaaaaattatttagtttaatttgGATTTATTTACCATTCAATTTAAAGATGTGTTTATCAGTCCGATTTAATTCAATTCTTTACCTATTTTTAACCGGGCCTCGGTATAAAAATattatagaaatgaaaatttcttttATATGACCTGATAGGTAATatattaaaatagataaaaagacaAAAATACTGAACAAAAGCAAATTATTAGGACTaaactaattaataaattatccTATTACAGAATTATACAGCCCTGAAAGATTCTAATCCGGCGCATGTGTTGCACGATTACTGTTGTGGAATCGACCATTTCCAGTCCACTGTTCCGTACCAATCCAAACTTTTCTTGTTTGATTAAAGCTAAGGTGTCTCTTAAGTGAATACTTTTGTTCTTATAATTACAGAATCATTTCCAACACGAATCATACAGTATAGAAAAGTTATCAACATTCAATATGCTATTTTTTCAACACTCCAAGAGGAATAAAGATGACAGCTACAAATCCTATTTATTAATCCAATGTGCAACTTTTTTTTCCATTGCCCAATTCAATTTCAGAATTCAATTTCAGAATTGATTTGTCTAATTATCCAAACTAGAGAGGCGATATGTATGATTTGAGCGTATCTAAGAGGTCTTTAATATACTTACAGTTCATTTTTCAGCAAGCATAAAGTTTCTCAGATGCTTTATTCAAACTGCTGTCAATTGATTCTCTCATATGAGCACACATGAATTGCAACTTGACGCATTTCACGCTATCCATGTTTAATCACAAAACAAATACATCAAGCATACATTTTCAAGTTTGGAGAATGAAGGACCTATTTGATCTGAAATTAATATATGGTACACTGACCATACATTTTCTTTCTAAGCAAAACCACTAGTTATACAACTTCAATTAACCAAAATCCAACTGATGATCTCAATATTCAACTACCATTTACATCcacttaaaagaaaagaaaaaaattgaccGCTATTGCTTGTTCATCTGCCAAAACCATATATCTACCTCCAAATGAGGGATAGCATCTCTCACTGGGTCTTCGGTTTTTCAACCTTAACATATGGGAAAAAACCCATGAAGTGGACAACTTTTGGATTCCACCCTAACTGTTGAGCACGGCAAAACATCAGGAAAGTGTTAGCAAAATATGAATTGAAGCCCATGAAGACATGCCATAAAGCATGTCCCTGTGGGTTGAAGTACCACTGAGAAATATCACTGCAGAGAATGCGATCCAAGAGCCAACAAAGACTCCCCAAGAATATGGTACCCACATATAATTTTGCAAGCCGCTTTGCGGACACATCCTTTGTGTAAATGTAGTATTTGTACATCCGGGGTATGCAGAGAAGACAAAGGATTGCATAGTGCACCTTAAAACCAATTCCAAAACGAACCAATGCATGAAAAACTGCAAATGCAGCCCCGTATAAGAACAAGAAGGTGGGCATTGTACTACGGTAGTGCCAATCTGGAGAATAAAGGATGTAGAAATACAAAAGCATTTCCCAAACCATTGGTGTTTCATCACCTTGTTGTTGCCTGACCAAATGTTAAAAAATACCTTGAATCAACATATTTTTACCATCaacaggggaaaaaaaaaaaaaaacaaatagtcAAGTCAATGGAAGTGTAACAGAGAGGCAGTGAATTAATTCCTAGATATATTTCTACAATAGATTCATTGTGTTTGCACTAATACGGCAAAAGCGTTAGAAAATTAAGCCCCAATACCTCCAATTAATGCTAAATCTAAAAAAGGCAttgcaaaaattaaattttgttaCTACATGATATTCTTTTTGAGAACAAAATCAATGTCAATCTTGTCTGATACTCAAAAAGAAAGAGCAAGCAACTATTAAAGAAAAAAGTATTGGCTGTAGAAAAGTAAATACTTCATCTCCCAAGCTTAATTAGATACTCAGTTCCATAAAATCATAGAGATGAACAATGATGACAAACCTAAATACCTTAAAACCTACCCTAGCACCCACAAGGTGTTACAGAGTCATCCAACCACCATTCCACTCAAGCTTCATTTAAATTGTTCTATGCTCTTCTAAATTTAGGGTAGCATTATTGCTAGAGCCATTTTTGTTACAGTAATTTGACATAATTGACTCTTCTATTTAATCAAAATGAAACTGTAATGTTGCATACTATAGGAAAAAATGGTTTGTTTccataaaattcaatttatagtCTTCTTAATCAATGGCATCTCATTATGCCATTGTTAATGCTGGACACTAGAATTAAAATTTCCAaggtaatttttattattataataacgaATCTCCCATTAGTTTGCAGAACACGAGGAAATTACTAATTCTACAGAATTGCTAGTTAAACTTGTTATGGCCTATGAACACGGCATAGGCCTCTTGATTTCAAAGAGGAAATTAATCAGTTCGTTGGAATTGCTAGATAATCCTGCAATGGCCTATGAACATAGTATGGAACTGTCAGTTTGAAAGCTTTAATGGCTTGAGTTTAGGGCCCTATTTAAGTATAATGAATAATGGCTTGATTTTAGGTCCTCAATTCATTTGCTTAGAAAAATGAAATGAGATTTCTggcaagaaagagaaaaagaaaattccAATTTCTATTCTAAAAAAATACcttccaatataattttaatCAATAATGGCAATTAAGTCAATTCAatattctaaaaaaaattaatgctcTGGCCTAACCAAAATGACTCTAGCAATAATGCTACACCAAATTTAATTCATCAACCAAAAACCCTTAAACACATACATCAATTTATTAACACGACCAAAAACTGAAGAAAACTCCACTTTTTTTAAACTTTCTATTGGGAAGGGGAACACCATACTAACAAACAAAAATGATTTGGTAAGAAACCAAAATAACTATGAAATATCTCTTCAAGGGTAAAAATGAAGATGCAAAGTTGAATAGTCCTCAATTTTTCCTTTACCTTAGTTAGGGAATTACAATCTTCATCTACAAAAATATTTATGTTGCATATAAGTATCTATCAATGCACACTATCTAAAAGGTCTGGAAAGCAGCAAGAGAAGGCTGTCATGTATAAACCTAGAATCGACTGATATATCAGAGTAGCTACCTAGAAGCATTTCTTGCACCTTTGCTTCTTGCAAATTTCAATACAGATCTTTTTGAAGTCCCTAGCTCAATAAAGAAACTCTGAAAGAATGCACAAATTTCCTTCCTAATGACTAAAGAAGTAGAAGACTTTCtcaaacaagaaagttgactttatCTTTTCACATTCTAACTTCGAAGCACATACGTACATAGTTCTAAAGGACTCCTAAGCcataaaaaataattagtgaACCAGTTGAAAGAAATTGATGAACCATATTAAATGATGCAGAACACTTACATGCGTTGTAAGGTGCTGTGGTACAGCATGCTTCCAATGGCAAGTATCATATTAGATATGTTAAGTATGCTAAACCTCTTCTCAAAACGTTGTCTTAGGGCATTTATGAGGCCAATGAGCGCCAACAGAATGCTTGGGATATTTGATATTGTATTGAAGAACTCTGCAATATAAGAAGAATAGACATA belongs to Hevea brasiliensis isolate MT/VB/25A 57/8 chromosome 4, ASM3005281v1, whole genome shotgun sequence and includes:
- the LOC110648549 gene encoding alkaline ceramidase, translated to MADGISSFWGPVTSADWCEKNYVYSSYIAEFFNTISNIPSILLALIGLINALRQRFEKRFSILNISNMILAIGSMLYHSTLQRMQQQGDETPMVWEMLLYFYILYSPDWHYRSTMPTFLFLYGAAFAVFHALVRFGIGFKVHYAILCLLCIPRMYKYYIYTKDVSAKRLAKLYVGTIFLGSLCWLLDRILCSDISQWYFNPQGHALWHVFMGFNSYFANTFLMFCRAQQLGWNPKVVHFMGFFPYVKVEKPKTQ